A genomic window from Chitinophaga pollutisoli includes:
- a CDS encoding alpha/beta hydrolase-fold protein yields the protein MRILRFFMQGMFLLPCVAAVAQETWQFRDALFVGSPQRYGREAIYTDPLAYRLYTHTLKAPKNGDAFDDKQSWQAVTADSAHRLFRRGGGRGSFGRGGYFYLTYHSDKARTALLNIRGNSGLYFNGEPHTGDPYNAGWLYIPVSLKKGLNELYVRGGMITASLSFPESPVHLQAADATLPHIIAGSGADTLQGALVVINGSAGATRQLRLRAVIDGKEVVTDVPAVPQMSSRKVPFSFIAPVVDAPGKVECVVTLLDRNKVLDETKIMVEAVAKGAQYSRTFTSAIDGSLQYYAVAPQVGGPRKGQALFLSVHGAGVEAIGQARAYQPKDWGTLVAATNRRPRGFNWEDWGRIDALEVLAIARKSFEPDPQQIYLTGHSMGGHGTWFLGATYPASWAAIAPSAGYPTLKGYGSADGLVPDSSNDPMEKMLLRAGNQSDVIKLAQNYKPLGVYIFHGDADRVVSVDYARQMRTLLGGFHPDFAYNEYPGGEHWFGDISVDWQPIFDFFRWRKRPVDSAVNVIDFITANPGISDAYRWASVYQQEHPLQYSRIRLKRNRQAAIIQGQTENVRLLKLDLGDFPAGSELTMQLDGSEVKVRAASQPVFLLRKEGGWQLSGQPSPAEKGPHRYGTLKDAFNHRMVFVYSTAGTAEENAWSFNKARYDAETWYYRGNGAVDIIADKDYKTELYRDRGVIIYGNKSTNKAWDLLLSGAPLQISRDKITAGGNTWTGPSLSASFVWPLPGSAVASVGVVGGSGITGMKAAYANQYFAGASGFPDYMVYDAAMMLSGADGVKLAGFFDNAWQLTDAHSVKKD from the coding sequence ATGCGTATTCTTCGATTTTTCATGCAGGGCATGTTTTTGCTGCCCTGTGTTGCTGCCGTGGCGCAGGAAACATGGCAATTCCGCGATGCCCTGTTCGTAGGCAGCCCGCAGCGGTACGGCCGCGAAGCCATCTATACCGATCCCCTGGCTTACCGCCTTTACACCCACACGCTGAAAGCCCCGAAAAACGGAGACGCTTTCGACGATAAGCAGTCTTGGCAGGCGGTTACGGCCGACAGCGCCCATCGCCTTTTCCGCCGTGGCGGTGGAAGGGGCAGTTTCGGGCGGGGCGGGTATTTTTACCTGACTTATCATTCTGACAAGGCGCGTACGGCGCTGCTCAACATCCGTGGGAACAGCGGGCTGTACTTCAACGGCGAGCCGCATACCGGCGACCCTTACAATGCGGGCTGGCTCTACATCCCGGTGAGCCTGAAAAAAGGCCTGAACGAACTGTACGTGCGCGGCGGCATGATCACGGCCAGCCTCAGCTTCCCGGAAAGTCCGGTACACCTGCAGGCGGCGGATGCTACCTTGCCCCATATTATCGCCGGTAGCGGAGCGGATACTTTGCAGGGTGCTTTGGTAGTGATCAACGGCTCGGCCGGGGCAACCCGGCAATTGCGGCTCCGGGCAGTGATCGATGGTAAGGAAGTGGTGACGGATGTACCGGCGGTGCCGCAGATGTCGTCCCGCAAAGTGCCTTTCTCGTTTATCGCGCCGGTTGTGGATGCGCCTGGAAAGGTAGAATGCGTGGTGACGTTGCTGGATAGAAACAAGGTGCTCGACGAAACGAAGATCATGGTGGAAGCCGTGGCGAAAGGCGCGCAATACAGCCGGACCTTCACCAGCGCGATCGACGGCAGCCTGCAATATTATGCAGTGGCGCCCCAGGTGGGAGGTCCGCGGAAAGGGCAGGCGCTGTTTTTGTCGGTGCACGGAGCCGGCGTCGAAGCGATCGGGCAGGCGAGAGCTTACCAGCCGAAAGATTGGGGAACGCTGGTGGCGGCGACGAACCGCCGGCCGAGGGGTTTTAACTGGGAAGACTGGGGAAGGATCGACGCCCTGGAGGTATTGGCCATCGCGCGCAAATCCTTCGAGCCGGACCCGCAGCAGATATACCTGACCGGCCACTCGATGGGCGGTCACGGAACCTGGTTCCTGGGCGCCACGTACCCTGCCAGCTGGGCGGCCATTGCGCCGAGCGCAGGGTATCCTACCCTGAAGGGATATGGCTCGGCAGACGGTCTCGTGCCAGACAGCAGCAATGACCCGATGGAGAAAATGTTGCTGCGTGCCGGCAATCAGAGCGATGTGATCAAGCTGGCGCAGAATTACAAGCCGCTGGGCGTATATATTTTCCATGGGGATGCGGACCGCGTGGTGTCTGTGGACTATGCCCGGCAAATGCGTACACTGCTGGGCGGGTTCCATCCCGATTTCGCGTATAACGAATATCCCGGTGGGGAACATTGGTTTGGAGATATCAGCGTCGACTGGCAGCCGATCTTTGATTTTTTCCGGTGGCGCAAACGCCCGGTGGATTCCGCCGTTAATGTGATCGATTTCATCACCGCCAACCCCGGCATCTCCGACGCGTACCGCTGGGCCTCCGTGTACCAGCAGGAACATCCCCTGCAATACAGCCGCATCCGGCTGAAGCGCAACCGGCAGGCGGCTATCATCCAGGGGCAAACGGAGAACGTTCGCCTGCTGAAGCTGGATCTCGGCGACTTCCCGGCGGGATCGGAACTGACAATGCAGCTGGATGGTTCGGAAGTGAAGGTCCGAGCGGCTTCGCAACCGGTATTTTTGTTGCGGAAGGAGGGCGGCTGGCAGCTTTCCGGCCAGCCTTCCCCGGCGGAAAAGGGGCCGCACCGCTACGGTACGCTGAAGGATGCGTTCAACCACCGCATGGTGTTTGTGTATAGCACTGCGGGAACGGCGGAAGAGAACGCCTGGAGTTTCAATAAAGCGCGGTACGATGCGGAAACCTGGTATTACCGCGGCAATGGGGCCGTCGACATCATTGCGGACAAAGATTACAAAACGGAACTGTACCGCGACAGGGGAGTGATCATTTACGGTAATAAATCCACCAACAAAGCCTGGGACCTGTTGTTGTCAGGTGCGCCGCTGCAGATTTCCAGGGATAAGATTACCGCCGGCGGCAACACCTGGACGGGCCCATCGCTGAGCGCATCTTTCGTTTGGCCGTTGCCGGGATCAGCGGTGGCCTCGGTGGGAGTTGTGGGCGGAAGCGGCATCACGGGTATGAAGGCAGCCTATGCCAACCAGTATTTCGCCGGTGCGAGCGGGTTCCCGGATTACATGGTCTATGATGCGGCGATGATGCTTTCCGGTGCGGATGGTGTGAAGCTGGCGGGCTTTTTTGATAACGCCTGGCAGTTGACGGACGCGCACAGTGTAAAGAAAGACTAA
- a CDS encoding GNAT family N-acetyltransferase, protein MPGIQLHNLQSADTSLIHLVAEWYFSEWHLPMDATKTMLRAICDDPDQMQVVLLAGGSPVATGAICRHVGLQDRVPRFAGYAPWLARVYTLPEHRRKGYGEKICRYLQSACGELGISRLYLFTDTAEQLYTKLGWVVMERLETGGRALAVMQFGLPARL, encoded by the coding sequence ATGCCTGGTATTCAACTCCATAATCTTCAATCCGCGGACACAAGCCTGATCCATTTGGTTGCTGAATGGTATTTCTCGGAATGGCATCTTCCCATGGATGCAACCAAAACCATGCTGCGGGCCATTTGCGATGATCCGGATCAGATGCAGGTCGTGCTCCTGGCAGGCGGCTCGCCGGTTGCCACAGGCGCCATTTGCCGCCATGTAGGGCTGCAGGATAGGGTGCCCCGCTTCGCCGGATATGCCCCGTGGCTGGCACGAGTGTATACTCTGCCGGAACATCGGAGGAAAGGTTACGGGGAAAAGATCTGCCGGTATTTACAGTCGGCCTGTGGGGAACTGGGGATTTCCAGGCTCTATTTATTTACGGACACGGCGGAGCAATTGTATACGAAGTTGGGATGGGTAGTGATGGAAAGACTGGAAACAGGCGGAAGGGCCCTCGCCGTGATGCAGTTCGGACTTCCCGCCCGGCTTTGA
- a CDS encoding YceI family protein, translating into MKLQQYFGAGLLAVLAACSQKEASIAQKFNLDESKSIVEWKGSAPTHFHKGSFKVTGTFLTDGSSLITGGEFSIPIASIDNEDLSGPPKTELLNHLKSPDFFNLAVYPTATFRITKIEAFKDPATGANVKVTGNFTLIGQEHPLQIPAKVTVTKDRIYVESTFKLNRHTWGMSKYNDPAETLYILPDIDITLALQGIPSK; encoded by the coding sequence ATGAAACTCCAACAGTATTTCGGCGCCGGCCTGCTGGCGGTGCTGGCGGCCTGTTCGCAAAAAGAAGCGTCGATCGCCCAAAAATTCAATCTCGACGAAAGCAAATCCATCGTGGAATGGAAAGGCAGCGCCCCCACGCATTTCCATAAAGGATCGTTTAAAGTGACGGGAACATTCCTCACCGACGGCAGCTCCCTCATCACTGGTGGCGAATTCAGCATTCCCATCGCCAGCATCGATAATGAAGACCTGTCGGGCCCGCCCAAAACCGAGTTGCTCAACCACCTGAAGAGCCCCGACTTCTTCAACCTGGCCGTTTACCCCACCGCCACCTTCCGCATTACGAAAATCGAGGCTTTCAAAGACCCCGCTACCGGGGCGAACGTTAAGGTAACCGGCAATTTCACGCTGATTGGCCAGGAACACCCGCTGCAAATCCCCGCGAAAGTGACCGTTACGAAAGACAGGATTTACGTGGAATCAACTTTCAAACTCAACCGCCACACCTGGGGCATGAGCAAATACAACGATCCGGCCGAGACGCTCTACATCCTGCCAGACATCGATATCACGCTGGCGCTTCAGGGCATACCATCCAAGTAG
- a CDS encoding histidine kinase: protein MLTHLVFWIFAFLLLIYIYSAAFDSWELGIKVVLMLLPVHIIYFYLLQYFVLRKYFSGKYPAAVFLAFLIMATMAVAYRLTEIYITDPYIFDFYSRSDPDFTWSKLEKDRWQQLISKGDFVNAVERCNVVVWIGVTLTLFAMWHERKNAILQAELNFLKGQLHPHFLFNSLNNLYALSLNNAPQAPGIILGLSNILRYVIYECTADRVLLERDIEVLKDYIRLEQLRYEERLDLNLNIDVEPGPWQIAPVLMLPLVENAFKHGAGETMHHPWINIELRVAKGELWLKVSNSKPDPAPAPNPKQGGNIGLKNVRHRLQLLYPEAHTLHWYDEEDCFILEMMVTLSSHPKT from the coding sequence TTGCTGACGCACCTGGTATTCTGGATTTTCGCATTTTTACTGCTGATCTATATCTACAGCGCCGCATTCGATTCCTGGGAACTGGGGATCAAGGTGGTGCTTATGCTGCTGCCCGTCCATATCATTTATTTTTACCTGCTGCAGTACTTCGTTCTCCGTAAGTATTTCAGTGGAAAATATCCCGCCGCCGTGTTCCTCGCCTTCCTCATCATGGCCACCATGGCGGTGGCATACCGGCTCACCGAGATATACATCACCGATCCCTACATTTTCGATTTCTATTCCCGGTCGGACCCCGATTTTACCTGGAGCAAGCTCGAAAAGGACCGCTGGCAGCAGCTGATCAGCAAAGGCGATTTCGTGAATGCCGTGGAAAGATGCAATGTAGTCGTATGGATCGGCGTTACACTCACCCTTTTCGCCATGTGGCACGAAAGGAAAAACGCCATCTTGCAGGCGGAGCTGAACTTCCTGAAGGGGCAGCTGCACCCCCACTTCCTCTTCAACTCCCTCAACAACCTCTACGCCCTGTCGCTGAATAATGCGCCCCAGGCGCCGGGGATCATCCTCGGCCTTTCCAATATCCTGCGGTATGTGATTTATGAATGCACGGCCGACCGCGTGCTCCTGGAAAGGGATATAGAAGTGCTGAAGGATTACATCCGCCTGGAACAGCTGCGCTACGAAGAGCGGCTCGACCTGAACCTGAACATTGACGTGGAACCGGGGCCCTGGCAGATTGCGCCCGTCCTCATGCTGCCGCTGGTGGAGAATGCGTTTAAACATGGCGCCGGGGAAACCATGCACCATCCCTGGATCAACATCGAGTTGCGGGTGGCCAAAGGGGAATTGTGGCTGAAAGTCAGCAACAGCAAGCCCGACCCGGCACCCGCCCCCAACCCGAAGCAGGGCGGAAATATCGGGCTGAAGAACGTCCGCCACCGCCTGCAGCTCCTCTACCCGGAAGCGCATACCCTCCACTGGTACGACGAAGAAGACTGCTTTATCCTCGAAATGATGGTTACCTTATCTTCCCACCCTAAAACCTGA
- a CDS encoding sigma-70 family RNA polymerase sigma factor, whose translation MGKQNDLTDQELLEQARSGSSAALGVVYRRYSGLLILHALDVLEDEEAARDVIQEVFINLWNRREHLQGVTHVKAYLYTAVRNATLNHLKKEQHIAKMLEGFKAESDRLRQEEGEQDTMAGLIRKIESEISRLPVKMREIFLLSRRGDLTYEQISAQLDIAPNTVRKQVSNALRIIRMNLRLLCSWIF comes from the coding sequence ATGGGGAAGCAAAATGACTTAACGGACCAGGAGTTGCTGGAGCAGGCAAGGTCCGGCAGCAGCGCCGCGCTGGGCGTTGTCTACAGGCGATATTCCGGCCTGTTGATCCTCCATGCCCTGGATGTGCTGGAGGACGAGGAGGCCGCGCGCGATGTGATCCAGGAGGTGTTTATCAATCTCTGGAACCGCCGGGAGCACTTGCAGGGGGTCACGCATGTAAAGGCTTATCTCTATACTGCGGTCCGCAACGCTACGCTCAATCATCTGAAAAAGGAGCAACATATCGCAAAGATGTTGGAGGGCTTTAAGGCGGAGTCGGATCGATTGCGGCAGGAGGAGGGGGAGCAGGATACGATGGCGGGGCTTATCCGGAAGATAGAGTCCGAAATCAGCCGGTTACCGGTGAAAATGCGGGAGATTTTCCTGCTCAGCCGCCGGGGCGATCTTACCTATGAACAAATCTCCGCGCAACTCGATATTGCCCCCAATACGGTGCGGAAGCAGGTTTCGAATGCATTGCGGATAATCCGCATGAACCTGCGCCTTTTATGTTCCTGGATTTTTTAG
- a CDS encoding alpha/beta hydrolase-fold protein, whose product MLPQDATASHQALAALTPGVYKLVAILDTNTSERGNGAPGNLYSRQEGLLRISATGTGEGEVTLNTAFPPRVFRETDLVKEVQFRSKRLSEFRGTDIFLKAAVILPASYAANLARRYPVVYIIPGWGGTHYHGANPRSQQQYGIGQGKDKIYVYLNPETQTPWGLHAFVDSRVNGPWGQALVQELMPWLRSEYRITEDPRKTFITGQSSGGYGAVWLALHYPASFAGCWATSPDPLDFSSFTGVNLYADTNYYADASGNERGINFVKGVPQQTLREARMAELFSGDGGQQQSFEAEFGVPGKQGRPIDLFDPQTGVIDRSVVKAWRPYDLGLYVQSNWKKIRKAGVGKITVYAGENDNYLLQESVAAFGAKAAKAGADIRVVLIPGADHFTVRSPELTREMQNEMDALIGN is encoded by the coding sequence GTGCTGCCGCAGGATGCGACGGCCTCCCATCAGGCGCTGGCGGCATTGACGCCAGGGGTTTATAAGCTTGTCGCCATACTGGATACGAATACGAGCGAAAGAGGGAACGGGGCGCCGGGGAACCTCTACAGCCGCCAGGAAGGTTTGCTGCGGATATCCGCAACCGGGACAGGGGAAGGGGAGGTGACGCTCAACACGGCATTCCCGCCCCGCGTTTTCCGGGAAACGGACCTGGTAAAGGAAGTGCAATTCCGCTCCAAACGGCTGAGCGAATTCAGGGGGACAGACATTTTCCTCAAAGCCGCGGTGATCTTGCCGGCATCTTATGCCGCCAATCTCGCGCGGCGATACCCCGTCGTGTATATCATCCCCGGCTGGGGCGGTACCCACTACCATGGGGCCAATCCCCGCAGCCAGCAGCAATACGGCATAGGGCAGGGGAAGGATAAAATTTATGTCTACCTCAACCCTGAAACCCAGACCCCCTGGGGCCTGCATGCCTTCGTAGACTCACGCGTGAACGGCCCCTGGGGGCAGGCGCTCGTCCAGGAACTGATGCCCTGGCTGCGCAGCGAATACCGGATCACCGAAGATCCCCGGAAAACCTTTATCACCGGCCAGAGCTCCGGCGGTTACGGGGCGGTATGGCTCGCATTGCATTACCCGGCCAGCTTCGCCGGCTGCTGGGCCACTTCCCCCGATCCGCTCGACTTTTCCTCCTTCACCGGCGTCAACCTGTATGCGGATACAAATTATTATGCAGACGCCTCCGGTAACGAAAGAGGGATCAATTTCGTAAAAGGCGTACCGCAGCAAACGCTCCGGGAGGCCCGGATGGCGGAGCTTTTCTCCGGTGACGGCGGCCAGCAGCAATCTTTCGAAGCGGAATTCGGTGTGCCCGGTAAGCAGGGGCGCCCCATAGATCTGTTCGATCCGCAAACCGGCGTCATCGATCGCTCGGTGGTAAAAGCATGGCGGCCGTACGACCTGGGCCTGTACGTGCAAAGTAACTGGAAAAAAATCCGGAAAGCCGGCGTGGGCAAGATCACCGTGTACGCGGGAGAGAATGATAATTACCTGCTGCAGGAATCCGTGGCCGCTTTCGGGGCCAAAGCCGCCAAAGCCGGTGCAGACATCCGGGTCGTTTTGATCCCCGGAGCGGACCACTTCACCGTCCGCAGCCCGGAACTGACGCGTGAGATGCAAAACGAGATGGATGCATTGATCGGTAACTGA
- a CDS encoding cupin domain-containing protein, with protein sequence MKETIINPVIRDEVTFTQTAAQTGGRISALLVRLMPGGGTPLHYHKNFSETFSVVEGLLTLTLANRKLRLSSGEKFTVEKGMVHRFSNESGQPVLFTTVILPGSAGFEHALRVLYGLAADGQTDAKGIPRNPLILAAVSDMSDMHPAGIAVLFTPLFALLGCIAKVAGVKRRLFQKYCV encoded by the coding sequence ATGAAAGAAACTATCATCAACCCGGTTATCAGGGACGAAGTGACCTTCACCCAAACCGCTGCCCAAACAGGCGGCCGTATTTCCGCGCTGCTCGTGCGGCTCATGCCCGGCGGCGGCACGCCCCTGCATTACCATAAAAATTTCTCGGAAACCTTCTCCGTCGTGGAAGGCTTGTTGACGCTGACCCTCGCCAACCGTAAGCTCCGCCTTTCCTCCGGCGAGAAGTTCACGGTGGAAAAGGGCATGGTGCACCGGTTCTCCAACGAATCCGGACAGCCGGTGCTGTTTACGACGGTCATATTGCCCGGTTCCGCCGGCTTCGAACACGCTTTGCGGGTGCTGTACGGCCTCGCGGCCGATGGGCAAACCGATGCAAAAGGAATCCCCAGGAATCCGCTGATCCTGGCCGCCGTGTCGGATATGAGTGACATGCACCCGGCCGGAATCGCCGTCCTGTTTACGCCGCTGTTTGCACTGCTGGGATGCATCGCCAAGGTGGCCGGCGTGAAGCGGCGGCTGTTTCAAAAATATTGCGTATAA
- a CDS encoding response regulator transcription factor has protein sequence MRILLVEDEPAVVSVISRGLTESGYEVSVAPDGLLGLEMSRSNDFSLIILDVMLPGMNGIEVCRQIRAEKNGTPILMLTALSTIDNVVMGLDSGADDYLTKPYKFQELEARIRSLVRRQGNGVQTKAAPRSANILRLGDLILNTDTRQASRNNRIFTLTATEYRLLEYLLSNPRKVLSRAEILEHVWGIDFNMNTKVVDVYINYLRKKINKESEPEMIHTIVGHGYMLKENVTDEDQ, from the coding sequence ATGAGAATTTTGCTAGTTGAAGATGAGCCGGCGGTGGTTTCGGTGATTTCAAGGGGATTGACGGAGTCGGGATATGAAGTGAGCGTGGCGCCGGACGGGCTGCTGGGCCTGGAAATGTCGCGGAGCAACGATTTCTCGCTCATTATCCTCGACGTGATGCTGCCCGGGATGAACGGGATCGAAGTTTGCCGGCAAATCCGCGCGGAGAAGAACGGAACCCCCATTCTCATGCTCACCGCCCTTTCCACAATCGATAACGTGGTGATGGGGCTGGATTCCGGGGCGGACGATTATCTCACCAAACCGTATAAATTCCAGGAACTGGAAGCCCGCATCCGCTCGCTCGTCAGAAGGCAGGGAAACGGCGTGCAAACCAAGGCAGCTCCCCGCAGCGCCAACATCCTGCGCCTGGGCGACCTCATCCTCAATACCGATACCCGTCAGGCGAGCCGTAACAACCGTATCTTCACCCTCACGGCTACTGAATACCGCCTGCTCGAATACCTGCTGTCCAACCCGCGGAAAGTGCTCTCCAGGGCCGAAATCCTCGAGCATGTCTGGGGTATCGACTTCAACATGAATACCAAAGTAGTAGACGTTTATATTAATTACCTCCGCAAGAAAATCAATAAGGAATCCGAACCGGAGATGATCCACACGATCGTGGGGCATGGGTATATGTTAAAAGAAAACGTCACCGATGAAGATCAGTAA
- a CDS encoding HAMP domain-containing sensor histidine kinase, giving the protein MKISNKIMLLFSVLTFSIILLMSFFVYYLANRYSFGDFYKRLEIRAYLTANAAYPPNGTDTTAYNIIRDRHLEKLPSEEEYIIPVEYAAGRFVRPARPNLPYAFYDEVVRQGHNTYRYKERFFAGILISHGGGRSIVVVSAVNEYRGQYMAELRKILVICFAVAAALIVGAGVFFSQYILAPVHHIMQQVKSISSNNLHLRVSTKAGQDGQDEVGELAGTFNNMLDRLETAFETQNNFVSNASHELGTPLTAIIGEAELALRGERDNESLRASISRMLTEAERLNHITRSLLQLAQTGFDGKKQHWELIRTDELLFAVKQMTDRLSPNNHVSIDYSLFPEEEDKMSIMGNFQLLELAITNIVTNAIKYSSNQPVSLALAATDTKNIVIVKDNGIGIPAQDLPYIFSPFFRASNTSRFEGYGIGLPLTNTIIRMHKGEIIVESRMNEGTEIRVVLPSVG; this is encoded by the coding sequence ATGAAGATCAGTAACAAAATCATGCTCCTGTTCTCGGTGCTGACTTTCTCCATCATTCTATTGATGAGCTTTTTCGTGTATTACCTGGCCAACCGCTATTCTTTCGGGGATTTCTACAAACGCCTGGAGATCCGCGCCTACCTGACCGCCAACGCGGCGTATCCGCCCAATGGTACGGATACGACGGCGTATAACATCATCCGCGACCGCCACCTCGAAAAACTGCCTTCGGAAGAGGAATACATTATTCCGGTGGAATATGCGGCCGGGAGGTTCGTGCGCCCCGCCAGGCCCAACCTGCCCTACGCCTTTTACGATGAAGTTGTGCGCCAGGGGCACAATACCTACCGTTATAAAGAACGCTTTTTCGCCGGGATCCTCATCTCACATGGCGGCGGGCGGAGCATCGTGGTCGTTTCCGCCGTGAACGAATACCGCGGGCAATACATGGCCGAGCTGCGCAAGATCCTGGTCATCTGCTTCGCCGTGGCCGCCGCACTGATCGTGGGGGCGGGGGTATTCTTCTCCCAATACATCCTGGCGCCAGTGCATCATATCATGCAACAGGTGAAAAGCATCAGCTCCAATAATCTTCACCTCCGCGTTAGCACCAAAGCGGGGCAGGACGGGCAGGATGAAGTAGGGGAACTGGCGGGAACCTTCAACAATATGCTCGACCGGCTGGAAACGGCTTTCGAAACGCAGAACAATTTCGTCAGCAATGCCTCCCACGAACTGGGGACCCCGCTCACCGCCATTATCGGGGAAGCCGAGCTGGCCCTCCGCGGCGAGCGCGACAACGAAAGCCTCCGCGCTTCCATCTCCCGCATGCTCACCGAAGCCGAACGCCTCAACCACATCACCCGCAGCCTCCTCCAGCTCGCCCAGACCGGGTTCGACGGAAAGAAGCAACATTGGGAGCTCATCCGGACCGACGAGCTGCTGTTTGCCGTCAAGCAAATGACCGATAGGCTCAGTCCCAACAACCACGTTTCCATCGATTACAGTCTTTTCCCCGAAGAGGAAGACAAAATGAGCATCATGGGTAATTTTCAGCTGCTGGAGCTGGCTATCACCAATATCGTGACCAATGCCATCAAATATTCCAGCAACCAACCGGTTTCCCTGGCGCTGGCGGCGACCGATACCAAAAATATCGTGATCGTGAAAGACAACGGCATCGGGATCCCCGCGCAGGATTTGCCCTATATTTTCAGTCCGTTTTTCCGCGCCAGCAACACCAGCCGGTTCGAAGGGTACGGCATCGGCCTGCCGCTTACCAACACCATCATCCGGATGCACAAGGGCGAGATCATCGTGGAAAGCCGGATGAACGAGGGTACTGAAATCAGGGTGGTATTGCCTTCCGTGGGATAA
- a CDS encoding LytTR family DNA-binding domain-containing protein has protein sequence MQIRTLIVDDEPHAIEILLKYAANIPEIRIVATCSNAIEAFQMLQRHEVDLLLVDIKMPGLTGTDLVRSLKSPPMVIFTTAYHEFAVEGFDLNAVDYLVKPIPLNRFLRAIDKVMHQVKGKTGSYEERPETPAPPPVKHFLYLRIDRQTVKVDTEDIHWIESIKDYIKVVTRQKIYIAKQKISVVEKLLPMDQFIRIHRSFIVPESKVEGYNPNYLVIAGSRIPVGRNYKQACMEKFNVRPAP, from the coding sequence ATGCAAATCCGGACACTGATCGTAGACGACGAGCCACATGCCATCGAAATTCTCCTTAAATACGCGGCCAACATCCCCGAAATCCGGATCGTAGCCACCTGCAGCAATGCCATCGAGGCGTTCCAGATGTTGCAGCGGCATGAAGTCGACCTGCTGCTGGTGGATATCAAAATGCCGGGATTGACGGGAACCGACCTGGTGAGGAGCCTAAAAAGTCCGCCCATGGTGATATTCACCACGGCCTACCATGAATTCGCGGTGGAAGGGTTTGATCTCAATGCGGTCGATTATCTCGTGAAACCCATCCCTCTCAACCGTTTCCTCCGGGCGATCGATAAAGTCATGCACCAGGTAAAAGGCAAAACCGGATCGTATGAGGAACGTCCCGAAACGCCCGCGCCGCCGCCCGTCAAACACTTCCTGTATCTAAGGATCGACCGGCAGACGGTGAAGGTGGACACAGAAGACATCCACTGGATCGAGAGCATCAAAGATTATATCAAGGTGGTGACGCGGCAGAAAATTTATATCGCCAAGCAGAAGATCAGCGTGGTGGAAAAGTTGTTGCCTATGGATCAGTTCATTCGTATCCACCGATCCTTCATTGTTCCGGAAAGTAAAGTGGAAGGTTATAACCCAAATTACCTGGTGATCGCCGGCAGCAGGATACCCGTCGGCCGCAACTACAAGCAGGCGTGCATGGAGAAATTCAACGTACGTCCGGCGCCGTAA